The genomic window ACAACCACATTTATCAAAAAAAATTTATGAACGTACAAAAAAACAATTTCCTAAGGGTATTAAAGCGTATGGTGTTGATGCTTTACGTTTTACTTTTTCCGCAATAGCTTCAAGTGGTCGTGATATTTATTGGGATATGAAACGTTTAGAAGGTTATCGTAATTTTTGTAATAAATTATGGAATGCAAGTAGATTTATATTAATACATACTAAAAATAAAGAACATGATTTTAATCATTCTACAAAAATTTTATCTTTATCAGATCGTTGGATTTTAATAAAATTAAATAATACTATTAAAGATTATTGTCAAGCATTAGATACTTATCGTTTTGATTTAGCAGCAAATATTTTATATGAATTTACTTGGAATCAATTTTGTGATTGGTATATAGAATTAACTAAATTTATAATTATTCATGGTAATACATTAGAAAAATATGGTACCTTTCATACATTGGTGAATGTGTTAGAAGTATTATTGAGATTAGCGCATCCTATAATTCCATTTATTACAGAAAATATTTGGTTACATATTAAACCTTTAATTAATTTTGATAAAAATTTTAATAAAATTAATACTATTATGTTACAACCTTTTCCAAAATATAATTCAAAACTTCAAGATATTAACGCTATTAATGATTTAGAATTAGTTAAAAAAATAATTATTGCTATACGTAATATTAAAACTGAAATTAATATTTTACCAAATATATTATTAAAAGTATTTTTACGTACTAATAATGTTGAAATTCAGAAATGTATACAAAAAAATAAAAAACTCATTATATATATAGCAAATATTCAATCTATTGTATTATTATCAATAAATGATATAGTTCCATTTTCTATTGTTAAATTTATTGATGATATAGAATTATTATTTCCTATGATTGGTGTAATAAATAAAGAAAAGGAAATTTTACGATTATCAAAAGAAATACATAAATTAAATCTTAAAATTGAATTAATTAATAAAAAATTATCTATTTCTAATTTTTTAGAATATGCACCCAAACATGTAATTTCTAAAGAACGTTCTCGTCTTTTATTTTATAAAGAACATCAATTAAAATTACAAAAATTATACTTAAATATTATTAATTTATAATTTTTTATGATTTTTATGATTAAATATATTTAATATTTTATTAAATATGTCATTATAAAAAAATTTTAAATAAAATAAATACCAAAAAATAAAAGATAAATACTTTTTTTTATAAAACATTATTTTATACATTTTTTTTGTTTGTATATTATTTTTTGGAAGATCTAAATTATAAGATAACCATGGAGAATTATAATAAATATTTGTATAAAATTTAGTAATTTTTTGTATATTCCATTTTTGCCATGGTTTATCTATACCTGCATAATGTAAAAATATAGCATTAATTAATGATATATTTGTAAAATTATTTTTTTTATTATTTAACATAATTATAAAATTATATTTTTTATTAACAAATTTAATTTTATTTTCAAGGATTATATTTAATGCATCTTGATCCATATATTTTAATTTATCACCCTTAGATTTTAATATTAAAATTGTTTTATTACTAATATCTTCTTTTAACCATTTTTTTATGTTTATTAAAATCATACCTGAATTAAAATATTTTAATCCTTTTAAATTTATATTTTTAGCTAAAATAGGTTCTAAATTTTTTTCTTCACTAACAACAAAAGCAATTTTTTTAGAATTTAATATACTATTATAAAAATTACTAAAAGAATTTAAACAAATAATATCAGAATCTAAATACAATATTATAGATTCATTTGAAATTAAATAAGGAGCTAATAATCTATAATAAATTGCTTTAGTAAAAAAATGAGTTGTAGGTAATTTATTAAAAAATATATCAGGAATCTGATATATATATATATTATGTATAGTTCCAGAAATAAGAAAAAATAATTTATTTATTATATTAATTTTTTTTTTGTTAGTAATAATATGAAAATTGAGTGAATCTGTATGTGTATGATTAATTATTGAACGAATAGTAATACAAAGATGATTAATAAAATTTTTATCTACACCAAATGCAATATGATATTTTTTATATGTATATTGAATATTATGTATTTGATACAAATGATCTTTAATTGTTAATTTTAATTTTATTATTTTTTTAATTAAAGTATAATTTAAATTATTTTCCATTTTTTTATTTTAAGATATTTTTTTTTAAAACTTAAACGAATACTAGGATCTAATAAAAAAGAAATATAATTAATTTTATTTATTTTTTTTATTATCATTGGATAATAAATTGTATTATATATTTTTTTATTATAACGTTCAAATATATTTATCCAATGACAAGAAATTAAATTATGATATTTTTTATTAAATATATTTTCCATTTTTTGAGTGGCTATAATAAGTAATTTTATTTTTTTATAATTAATTTTATTTGATAAACTATTTTTATGTTTAAAATAAAGATAATAACTATTATAAGAATAATAAATAGAATAACAATGAATTAAAATAATTGGAAAAAGATAAGAATCTTCATAGCAACAAAATGTAGGAAAAGGATGTTTAATTAATATTTTTCTTTTAATAAATTGACCGATAAAATGAGCTTGTATATCTTTATGTATTAAAAATTTTTTAATTGTTTGTGATTGTGATAAATATTTTAAATTTAAATTATTCCATGAAATATTTATTTTATTACGTTTATAAATTTCATAAAGTTTAGTAAGTAATAAATCTGGTTTAAAAATTATTAAAAATTTTATTATATCGTATAATGCATCTTTTACAAGTAAATCATCACCATCGATCATAGTAATATAATTACCTGAACATTTTTTAATAGCAAAATTTCTAACTTTACCAATATTTTTAAAATTAACTTGAAATAAATATGTGAAATTTATATGATTTTTAGTAAATTTTTTTAATATTTTTGTTGTTTTATCAATAGAAGTATCATTAATTAATATAATTTCATAACCATTTTTTAAACTAGAAAGTGAATTTAATAAAGTAGATAATGTTTTTTCTATATAAGTTTCACAATTTTGTGTTGTTATAATAATACTCAGTATTATATTATTTAATATCATAAAATTTTAATAAAATAAAGTTAAAATATATTTATTTTTTGTAAAAGTTGATATACTTGTTGAGCACTAATATTTTTCATATTATTTCCTATTAATGGAAGACAAGGATATTGATTTTGACCATATCCACCTATAAATTTAGGATTTGTTGGTCCAAATAATGTAATATTAGGTTTATTTAATGCAGCACTTAGATGACTTAATCCAGTATCTACTGATACTATGCTTTTAGCATTTAATAATATATTAGCAATATATTTTAATGTAAGTTTTGGTAAAATTTCAACATGAGGAAATCCATATGCTAATCTTTGAGATCTTTTATATTCATTTATAGAATTCCAAATTAATTTAATTTTTATTTTATGATTCATAGTTAATTTTATAAGATCTCTCCAATTTTTTTCAGGCCAATGTTTATTAGAACGAGTGGTACTATGTAAAAATACTAAATATTGTTTAGTATCTTTTTTTTGTAAATTAAAAAATAATTGTTTATTAATAGAATAATTTCCATAATTATTTGGTTTAGAATAATATAAACTTTTAGAAAATAATTCACGTATACGTTCTACAGCATGTTGTTGTTTATTAACATTATGTTTATAATTATAAAAAAAACTAGCAAATGGTTCACGAATGGTATTATAATTATAACCATGTTTATAACCTTTAGTAAGTCGAGTAATTAAAATAGAGCTTTTAATTAATCCTTGTGCATCAATTATTACATCATAATGATTTGATTGTATTTTATTTTTAAAATTATTTCTTTGTTTTCTTACTAAACTATTAAACCAATTTTTTTTCCAGCGACGAAAAGCTACTATAATTACATTATTTACAGCTGGATGCCAAGTAGGTATTTGATTAAAACATTCTTCTACTATCCAATCAAAAGAAATATTAGGAATAGCTTTCATTGCATCTGTTAAAGCCGGGAATGTATGAAGTATATCTCCCATAGAAGAAATTTTAATAATTAATACTTTCATATTTATATTAAATTATAGTTAATAATGGTATTAATATTTCTAATACTTGTTGAGGATGAATATTAATCATACTTTGATGATAACCATAATTTTGATTTCCTTTACGTATCTTTTGATAACCTTTAATTAAACGAATAATTTTTGCATTATGGGATAAAGGTGGTGTAAATTGTGGGCTACTAGGTCCATATAAAGCTATTAATGGTTTTTGTAAAGCAGCAGCAATATGCATTAAACCAGAATCATTACTAATTATTATTTTACAGTAAGCAATAATAATTATTGCTTCTTCTAATCTAGTTTTACCAATTAAATTTAAACAAAAATATTGCATATTTTTTTTAATATTTATATAAATTTTATTACCAGTTAAATTATCTTTTATAGAACCTAGAAGTATAATTTGATAACCTTTTTTTATTAATATTTCTGCTAATGTAACATAATGATAATATGGCCAACATTTTGCCGGTCCAAATTCGGAACCTGGACAAAAACCAATAATTGGTTTATTAGTATTAATATTAAATATATTAATTATTTTAGCAATTTCTTCTTTTGTAACTTTTATTTTTGGTAATAATAATGGTTTAGGTATATCTTCAGAACATTTAACATCTATTTTATTATAACTTAAAGCACAATAACGATGTATCATTAATGGAAATGCAATTTTATTTAATATACGAATATCGTTTATAAGACCATAACGCATTTCACCACGCCAACCTATACGTTTTGGAATATTAGCAAAAAATGGTATTAATGCAGATTTAAAAGAATTGGGTAATATATAAGAACGATCATATTTATTAGAACGAAGTGAATAACCAATATTCCATCTTTTTTTAATATTTAAAATATTATGACCTAAAGGCATTAATAAAATTTTATTTATTTCTGACATACGTATTAATAGTTCTTTACACCAAGTTACTGTCATTACATCAATTAATGCATCTGGATATTTATTTTTTAAAGTTCGATACAGACTTTGTGATATCATCATATCACCAATCCATGATGGACCAATAATTAATATTTTCATATTTTAGTTTGTGTAATGATATTTTAACCAAGTCATATATTCTTTTATTCCTTGAGATAGTGTTTTAAAAGATATATTACAACCAATATTTCGTAATTTAGTAATATTAGCTTGAGTATATGTTTGATAATATTTTTTAATATTTTTGGGAAACTTAATAAATTCAATTTCACCTTTTTTATAAAAATCTATTATTGTATTAGCAATTATTTGAAAACTTTCTGCTTTACTTGTACCACAATTAAAAATACCTGATTTATTATTTTCCCAAAACCATAAATTAATTTTTGCGATATCATTAACATAAATAAAATCACGTTTAAAATTTTTTGTACCAAAAAATAATTTTGGATTTTTTCCATTATAAATTTGTTTATGTATATGAAAGGCTATACTAGCCATATTATTTTTATGGTTTTCTCGTGGACCATAAACGTTAAAATAACGAAAACCACAAATTTGTGAAGTAGATTGAGGAAGTATTTTTCGTACATATTGATCAAAAAGAAGTTTTGAATATCCATAAATATTTAATGGTTTTTCATATTTTGGTTCTTCGATAAATTTTTCATTAATACCATAAACAGCAGCAGAAGATGCATATAATAAGGGAATTTTATGATTTAAACAATAATGAAGAATATGTTTAGAATATTTATAATTATTATTCATTATATATTTTCCATCCCATTCCATAGTTGAAGAACATGCACCTTGATGAAATATTACTTCAATATTATTTATTTTAGAATTAGATAAAATTTCAAATATAAAATCATCTTTATCAATATAATCAGATATATTAAGATCAACAAGATTGTTGAATTTAATTCCATTTTTTAAATTATCTACTACAATAATATTATTATATCCTTTATTATTTAATTCATAAATAATATTACTACCAATCATACCAGCACCACCAGTAACAATAATCATTGTATATTTCCAGAAATGAATTTAATAAAATAAAATATTAAGTTTTAATAATATTTATAAAATATTATATATAATATATAATTATATTTATAATAAATATTATATTTTTTATAATAATTAATTATATTTTAAATATATAATAAAATATTAAATAATATATTAAAATATTATTTTTAATAAATTAATAATATTTATTTCAAATTCAATGAATTTAATAAAATTAAAATTAAATTAAAATAAAATTTTAATAAGTAAAATATTAATAAAATTATAATATATGTTATAAATATAATTTTTATTTTTTTAAATAAATAATTAAGGTATATATATAATTTATTTTAATTATATATAATATTTTATATAATGTTAATTGTATATAAAATTTTCTTATATAAAATGAATTTTTAATTTTTAAAATATTTTTTAATAACATGATATTTTTATATATTTTAAATTATATTTTAAAATTAAATAAATTAATTATTATTTATATTTAATTTTAATTTTTAGGAAAAAAATGAATCAAATTATTTATATAGCTAGTCCAGAAAATAAAAAAATTTATGTATGGAAATTAAATGATACTGGTTTATTATTGTTATTACAAATAATAAATACACCAGGATCAATTCAACCTATGGTTTTACATCCTAATAAAAAATATCTTTATGTTGGTGTACGACCTATATTTGGTATTATTATTTATCGTATTAAAAGAAATGGAACATTATTTTATATTTCTACAATATCATTAATTAATAGTTCAAGTTATTTATCTATTGATTTATTAGGAAAGTATCTTTTTTCTGCGTCATATAGTGGTAATTGTGTTAATATTTATCAAATTAAATTTAATGGTATGATAATAAAATTAACTCAACAAATTAATAATTTAATTACACCACATTCTGTTAATATAAATCCATTAAATATGGATTTATTAATACCTTGTTTAACAGAAGATTGTATTTATATATTTAAATTTAATATGTATGATAAATGGGTATGTGATATTAAAAATTCTATAAATACTATTTCTGGTTCAGGACCACGACATATGGTATTTTACCCTGATGGTAAATATGCATATTGTATTAATGAATTAAATTGTACAATAAATATTTTAATGATATCTAATAATGGTAAAAAATATAATTTAATAAACACATTAAAGATTATGCCAAATAATTTTTTAGATATATGTTGGGCATCAGATATTCATATTACACCAAATTCTTGTTTTTTATATACTAGTGAACGTACTAGTAGTATATTAACTTGTTTTAGTATTTCTTTAAATGGAAAAATGTTATCTATAATTGATTATGTTGTAACTGAAACACAGCCTCGTAGTTTTAGCATTGACAATAGTGGTAAATTTTTAATTTCTTT from Serratia symbiotica includes these protein-coding regions:
- a CDS encoding Glycosyl transferase 8 family protein (Putatively involved in lipopolysaccharide biosynthesis); protein product: MENNLNYTLIKKIIKLKLTIKDHLYQIHNIQYTYKKYHIAFGVDKNFINHLCITIRSIINHTHTDSLNFHIITNKKKINIINKLFFLISGTIHNIYIYQIPDIFFNKLPTTHFFTKAIYYRLLAPYLISNESIILYLDSDIICLNSFSNFYNSILNSKKIAFVVSEEKNLEPILAKNINLKGLKYFNSGMILINIKKWLKEDISNKTILILKSKGDKLKYMDQDALNIILENKIKFVNKKYNFIIMLNNKKNNFTNISLINAIFLHYAGIDKPWQKWNIQKITKFYTNIYYNSPWLSYNLDLPKNNIQTKKMYKIMFYKKKYLSFIFWYLFYLKFFYNDIFNKILNIFNHKNHKKL
- the rfaC gene encoding Lipopolysaccharide heptosyltransferase 1, with product MKVLIIKISSMGDILHTFPALTDAMKAIPNISFDWIVEECFNQIPTWHPAVNNVIIVAFRRWKKNWFNSLVRKQRNNFKNKIQSNHYDVIIDAQGLIKSSILITRLTKGYKHGYNYNTIREPFASFFYNYKHNVNKQQHAVERIRELFSKSLYYSKPNNYGNYSINKQLFFNLQKKDTKQYLVFLHSTTRSNKHWPEKNWRDLIKLTMNHKIKIKLIWNSINEYKRSQRLAYGFPHVEILPKLTLKYIANILLNAKSIVSVDTGLSHLSAALNKPNITLFGPTNPKFIGGYGQNQYPCLPLIGNNMKNISAQQVYQLLQKINIF
- the hldD gene encoding ADP-L-glycero-D-manno-heptose-6-epimerase, whose amino-acid sequence is MIIVTGGAGMIGSNIIYELNNKGYNNIIVVDNLKNGIKFNNLVDLNISDYIDKDDFIFEILSNSKINNIEVIFHQGACSSTMEWDGKYIMNNNYKYSKHILHYCLNHKIPLLYASSAAVYGINEKFIEEPKYEKPLNIYGYSKLLFDQYVRKILPQSTSQICGFRYFNVYGPRENHKNNMASIAFHIHKQIYNGKNPKLFFGTKNFKRDFIYVNDIAKINLWFWENNKSGIFNCGTSKAESFQIIANTIIDFYKKGEIEFIKFPKNIKKYYQTYTQANITKLRNIGCNISFKTLSQGIKEYMTWLKYHYTN
- a CDS encoding Glycosyl transferase 2 family protein (Putatively involved in lipopolysaccharide biosynthesis) — its product is MILNNIILSIIITTQNCETYIEKTLSTLLNSLSSLKNGYEIILINDTSIDKTTKILKKFTKNHINFTYLFQVNFKNIGKVRNFAIKKCSGNYITMIDGDDLLVKDALYDIIKFLIIFKPDLLLTKLYEIYKRNKINISWNNLNLKYLSQSQTIKKFLIHKDIQAHFIGQFIKRKILIKHPFPTFCCYEDSYLFPIILIHCYSIYYSYNSYYLYFKHKNSLSNKINYKKIKLLIIATQKMENIFNKKYHNLISCHWINIFERYNKKIYNTIYYPMIIKKINKINYISFLLDPSIRLSFKKKYLKIKKWKII
- the pgl gene encoding 6-phosphogluconolactonase, which translates into the protein MNQIIYIASPENKKIYVWKLNDTGLLLLLQIINTPGSIQPMVLHPNKKYLYVGVRPIFGIIIYRIKRNGTLFYISTISLINSSSYLSIDLLGKYLFSASYSGNCVNIYQIKFNGMIIKLTQQINNLITPHSVNINPLNMDLLIPCLTEDCIYIFKFNMYDKWVCDIKNSINTISGSGPRHMVFYPDGKYAYCINELNCTINILMISNNGKKYNLINTLKIMPNNFLDICWASDIHITPNSCFLYTSERTSSILTCFSISLNGKMLSIIDYVVTETQPRSFSIDNSGKFLISLGQKSNYISIYKINQKNGTLNIFSRYLIEKGLIWISILQQ
- the rfaF gene encoding ADP-heptose--LPS heptosyltransferase 2, with protein sequence MKILIIGPSWIGDMMISQSLYRTLKNKYPDALIDVMTVTWCKELLIRMSEINKILLMPLGHNILNIKKRWNIGYSLRSNKYDRSYILPNSFKSALIPFFANIPKRIGWRGEMRYGLINDIRILNKIAFPLMIHRYCALSYNKIDVKCSEDIPKPLLLPKIKVTKEEIAKIINIFNINTNKPIIGFCPGSEFGPAKCWPYYHYVTLAEILIKKGYQIILLGSIKDNLTGNKIYINIKKNMQYFCLNLIGKTRLEEAIIIIAYCKIIISNDSGLMHIAAALQKPLIALYGPSSPQFTPPLSHNAKIIRLIKGYQKIRKGNQNYGYHQSMINIHPQQVLEILIPLLTII